One Lachancea thermotolerans CBS 6340 chromosome F complete sequence DNA window includes the following coding sequences:
- the FAR1 gene encoding cyclin-dependent protein serine/threonine kinase inhibiting protein FAR1 (weakly similar to uniprot|P21268 Saccharomyces cerevisiae YJL157C FAR1 Cyclin-dependent kinase inhibitor that mediates cell cycle arrest in response to pheromone also forms a complex with Cdc24p Ste4p and Ste18p that may specify the direction of polarized growth during mating potential Cdc28p substrate): MQATTPISETRLKKVHTPPSRGSSSPSSLRSTKKKSGGVMNRVNLKFRALSSSSLPSPSRLAPEERPRIVHASSQRVPTENDHYFWPSNLPAAKPMTNTRKRRNTPAPLTLSQITPHATPQKQHGIKDATPKLESPMDFRHSTNSSTDNASWVTASTFNPRRRLNFELQGNFESPLDDSLTIERSSRSPWEDLYPDSESPTYASQLRSNMSKLSGPKNYTSNKCSICSEDLMFTLSGEKLIELSCNHQCHFNCYLVTFEALLPKSSFPQCRICTTASKPKSEDVMSEITAKILTSEAQGNDKTFMEQGGKQQRAIFERSDGNDVRPQTIFPITQNTPKENIYLQDLRTPREQLIKSAQVSCEGFKDHFSTQSTPRSKFSKFSSSDSFRTPSSTSQSEWHRSDFELDRPHVNIIPQLSKFSIKENSRQAIAQYVMSTYTPKHPAIAKGVEDYKNLIRKEVQSHVQSGFDYKPEMGALETFDILCYSEDEEVWVNVNAFLFSECLVFVQEDNLVGHILKNQISEMHQLDSHTLILNLKSKSLPEIFLCCPDDPSITRKWTYYLRQVYLTRGGEHVPLSQLTSNNWNFLPQKLIKKVRIPSETGFEDNDLSGTFALQEKTKLKLILCVSVVNCHPELHTNNEHLLSLKAKIKQTVDSLSSQDLLGLVLVGRDGCGNVGAFGTFFGMVGKDWDGWEDIIESLEVYDNNAVFANDSWELNAMLQTSRKLMCTVEQDESFLQQLVIIGNDYPGNMPRTIEDDFQVARLQSNVSLSLQKFRFSVHQYFTCNSRLLLSDIIEGYFYNVKCEGLNTLEEIRPDSLVQQLRKKAAKSFAVTLGTLDPNLAQFHAVERNGQLCKLPGLCTEVTMEIGALAPGEARNLIFEIEIDVQNLKHLLKNTSASNQPALLHYNATWHNGSRRLVFSGCSLGCEFKLGNVSTALPPTDALRDPPQSGHDANDECEILEVMLAPPLSASRDSLFATRHVELIAIETLRSALAQFPYHTHVLLNQLVPMIFCISRSCVCNDASYHTRVSTVKPLPQLVEQLCADIQEIAARSVSGNGADRALSRWEMARMTAALACGTYGAP, encoded by the coding sequence ATGCAGGCAACTACTCCTATTTCAGAGACGCGGTTGAAGAAGGTTCACACGCCTCCTAGCCGCGGCAGTAGCTCCCCTTCCTCATTAAGATctacaaaaaaaaagtccGGCGGCGTCATGAACCGAGTTAACCTAAAGTTTCGAGCTTTGAGTTCCTCGAGCCTTCCCTCGCCATCCCGGCTTGCGCCCGAGGAAAGGCCGAGAATTGTACACGCAAGTTCCCAAAGAGTACCCACTGAGAATGATCATTACTTCTGGCCCTCGAATTTACCAGCTGCCAAGCCCATGACGAACACCCGAAAACGCCGCAACACCCCAGCGCCCTTAACTCTTTCTCAAATTACACCGCATGCAACACCACAGAAACAGCACGGCATTAAAGATGCGACGCCAAAGTTGGAGTCGCCCATGGATTTCAGACACTCGACAAACTCATCTACAGATAATGCCAGCTGGGTCACAGCAAGCACTTTCAATCCGCGCCGGAGGCTCaattttgagcttcagggGAACTTTGAATCGCCATTAGACGACTCACTTACCATCGAGCGGTCTAGCCGAAGCCCATGGGAAGATCTCTATCCCGACAGCGAGTCCCCCACCTACGCCTCACAGCTCAGAAGCAACATGTCAAAACTCTCGGGCCCCAAAAATTACACCTCGAACAAATGCAGCATATGTAGCGAAGACCTAATGTTCACCTTGTCGGGTGAAAAGCTAATCGAGCTGTCGTGTAACCATCAGTGTCATTTCAACTGCTACTTGGTGACATTCGAGGCATTGCTACCCAAAAGTTCTTTCCCGCAGTGCAGGATTTGCACTACTGCTTCTAAGCCTAAATCAGAGGATGTTATGAGCGAAATAACGGCTAAAATCTTGACGTCCGAAGCGCAAGGTAATGACAAAACTTTCATGGAACAGGGTGGGAAGCAACAACGAGCCATATTTGAGCGCTCAGACGGAAACGACGTGAGACCTCAAACAATATTCCCCATAACCCAAAACACACCTAAGGAAAACATCTATTTGCAAGACCTAAGGACGCCGCGCGAACAACTAATCAAAAGTGCTCAAGTTTCTTGCGAGGGCTTCAAAGACCACTTCAGCACCCAGAGCACTCCGCGAtcgaagttttcaaaatttagCTCTAGTGATTCGTTTAGAACTCCCAGTTCCACGTCGCAATCAGAATGGCATCGCAGCGATTTCGAACTAGACAGACCGCATGTTAACATCATACCACAACTTTCGAAGTTCAGCATAAAAGAGAACTCCCGGCAAGCAATAGCCCAATACGTGATGTCAACGTATACCCCAAAGCACCCTGCAATAGCCAAAGGAGTTGAAGATTACAAAAATCTTATTCGGAAAGAGGTCCAGTCGCATGTGCAGTCAGGGTTCGATTACAAGCCTGAAATGGGAGCTTTAGAGACATTCGATATTTTGTGTTATTctgaagacgaagaggtCTGGGTTAACGTCAATGCGTTCCTCTTTAGTGAATGCTTGGTGTTTGTTCAGGAAGACAACTTAGTAGGCCATATTTTAAAAAACCAAATCTCAGAGATGCACCAGCTAGACTCTCACACTCTCATATTGAATTTGAAATCGAAATCATTACCCGAAATATTTCTGTGCTGCCCGGACGATCCTTCAATAACTAGGAAATGGACATATTACTTAAGACAAGTTTACCTCACACGAGGTGGGGAGCATGTCCCTTTATCCCAACTGACGTCAAACAACTGGAACTTTTTACCTCAAAAACTAATTAAAAAGGTACGCATACCTTCCGAAACGGGCTTTGAGGATAATGATTTGAGTGGTACCTTCGCTCTGCAagaaaagacaaaattAAAATTAATACTTTGCGTGAGTGTCGTCAACTGCCATCCTGAGCTTCACACCAATAATGAACACCTACTATCTTTaaaagccaaaatcaaaCAGACTGTGGACTCTCTTTCATCTCAAGATCTCCTAGGGCTAGTTCTTGTCGGCAGGGATGGATGCGGAAACGTTGGTGCATTTGGAACGTTTTTCGGCATGGTTGGCAAAGACTGGGATGGATGGGAAGACATCATAGAGAGCCTCGAGGTTTATGACAATAATGCGGTTTTTGCCAACGATTCTTGGGAGTTGAACGCTATGCTACAAACCAGCCGGAAGCTGATGTGTACAGTAGAGCAAGATGAATCGTTCCTGCAGCAACTGGTAATTATAGGCAATGACTACCCAGGGAACATGCCGCGAACAATAGAAGATGACTTTCAAGTCGCCCGACTTCAGTCGAACGTTTCATTGTCACTCCAAAAATTCCGTTTTTCAGTTCATCAATATTTCACTTGCAATAGCAGGCTGCTGCTCAGCGATATTATTGAAGGCTATTTTTACAACGTAAAATGCGAGGGTCTGAACACCTTGGAGGAAATTCGACCAGATTCCCTCGTGCAACAGCTTCGAAAGAAAGCCGCCAAATCTTTTGCAGTAACTCTGGGGACTTTAGACCCGAACCTTGCCCAATTTCACGCTGTGGAAAGGAACGGCCAGCTCTGTAAGCTACCTGGGCTTTGCACAGAGGTCACAATGGAAATAGGAGCTCTGGCCCCGGGCGAGGCGCGAAActtgatttttgaaatcgAGATTGACGTGCAGAATTTGAAACATTTACTTAAAAACACCTCTGCGTCCAACCAACCGGCATTGTTGCACTACAATGCAACATGGCATAACGGATCACGACGTCTAGTCTTCAGCGGCTGTTCCCTAGGGTGCGAGTTCAAGCTTGGAAACGTCAGCACTGCGCTCCCGCCTACTGATGCTTTGAGGGACCCCCCTCAATCGGGCCATGATGCCAATGACGAATGCGAGATTCTGGAGGTGATGTTGGCGCCCCCACTCTCCGCATCCCGTGATTCCCTGTTTGCTACCAGACATGTGGAGCTGATAGCCATCGAGACCCTGCGCTCGGCTCTTGCGCAGTTTCCGTACCATACTCACGTATTGCTTAATCAACTGGTGCCCATGATTTTCTGCATTAGTCGCAGTTGCGTTTGTAATGATGCGAGCTACCACACGCGCGTTTCCACAGTCAAGCCCCTTCCacagcttgttgagcagctgTGCGCTGATATCCAAGAGATAGCTGCCCGTTCTGTTAGCGGAAACGGCGCTGACCGCGCGCTATCCCGGTGGGAGATGGCCCGAATGACCGCTGCTCTGGCCTGCGGAACCTACGGCGCACCTTAA
- the CIS3 gene encoding Cis3p (similar to uniprot|P47001 Saccharomyces cerevisiae YJL158C CIS3 cik1 suppressor Protein with homology to Hsp150p and Pir1p Pir2p and Pir3p): MQIRNIIASAIASSCVVSAEEVNSSSWTTLTPSKTYQGGATDYADSFGIAVKPVSGTSVTASAASATGKSKRDAVSQIGDGQIQGTTSTALPVSTVSTPEPESTAAASQVSDGQIQATTSTASKETTTLSSASASASSDVDDDIKVVSCKVNGTLEMTLSNSILKDGKGRIGAIVANRQFQFDGPPPQAGSIYAAGWSITTDGNLAIGETEVFYQCLSGTFYNLYDESIGAQCSPVHLEVVKLIDC, translated from the coding sequence ATGCAAATCAGAAACATTATTGCCTCCGCTATCGCTTCCAGCTGCGTTGTCTCCGCCGAGGAGGTCAACTCTTCGTCGTGGACCACTCTCACTCCATCCAAGACCTACCAGGGTGGTGCTACTGACTACGCTGACAGCTTTGGTATTGCCGTAAAGCCAGTGTCTGGAACTTCCGTGACCGCCTCTGCTGCTAGCGCCACTGGCAAGAGCAAGAGAGACGCTGTTTCCCAGATCGGCGATGGCCAGATCCAGGGCACCACCTCTACTGCTCTGCCTGTGTCCACCGTGAGCACTCCAGAGCCAGAGAGCACTGCGGCTGCCTCCCAGGTGTCTGACGGTCAAATCCAGGCCACCACCTCCACTGCCAGCAAGGAGACCACTACTTTGTCTTCCGCTTCTGCTTCCGCTTCCTCCGATGTCGACGACGACATCAAGGTTGTCTCCTGCAAAGTCAACGGTACTCTAGAGATGACTCTGTCGAACAGCATCCTGAAGGACGGTAAGGGCAGAATCGGTGCGATTGTTGCCAACAGACAGTTCCAGTTCGATGGTCCTCCACCACAAGCAGGCTCCATCTACGCTGCTGGCTGGTCTATCACTACTGATGGAAACCTGGCTATTGGTGAGACCGAGGTCTTCTACCAATGTCTATCAGGCACCTTCTACAACTTGTACGACGAGTCTATTGGTGCCCAGTGTTCCCCAGTTCACTTGGAGGTGGTCAAGTTGATTGACTGCTGA
- a CDS encoding KLTH0F04994p (similar to uniprot|Q03178 Saccharomyces cerevisiae YKL164C PIR1 Protein containing tandem internal repeats) — protein sequence MQYKSTILAAAALASSASAAVTASEPWTTLTPTATFKSGATSYSETFGIAVVPVTSSVSTLSAATASKTDHAKRDAISQIGDGQIQATTSATATPSKKSSAAAISQIGDGQIQATTSTAPAKKSSAAAISQIGDGQIQATTSTAPAKKSSAAAISQIGDGQIQATTSTASAKKSSAAAISQIGDGQIQATTSTASAKSSAAAISQIGDGQIQATTTTLKPSSAAAISQIGDGQIQATSANSTVSAASQISDGQIQASSTSSISPASSSDASEFVSSVSCKTDGTLEMTLEGGILRDGKGRVGSIVANRQFQFDGPPPQAGAIYAAGWSITPEGNLAIGEHDTFYQCLSGNFYNLYDESIGAQCSQVHLEVIELIDC from the coding sequence ATGCAATACAAATCAACCATTttggccgccgccgccctCGCCTCATCCGCTTCCGCCGCGGTCACCGCGTCCGAGCCATGGACCACACTGACCCCAACCGCGACTTTCAAGAGCGGTGCCACCTCCTACAGTGAGACCTTCGGCATTGCCGTTGTCCCCGTGACCAGCTCCGTCTCGACGCTGTCGGCTGCGACGGCGTCGAAAACCGACCACGCCAAGAGAGACGCGATCTCGCAGATCGGCGACGGACAAATCCAGGCTACCACCTCGGCCACCGCCACGCCatccaagaagagctctgcCGCCGCCATCTCCCAGATTGGCGACGGTCAGATCCAGGCTACTACTTCCACGGCCCCtgccaagaagagctcCGCCGCCGCTATTTCCCAGATCGGTGACGGCCAGATCCAGGCTACCACCTCGACCGCGccagccaagaagagctctgcCGCTGCCATCTCGCAGATCGGCGACGGCCAGATCCAGGCCACTACTTCCACTGCTTCcgccaagaagagctcCGCCGCCGCCATCTCGCAGATCGGCGACGGTCAGATCCAGGCCACCACCTCCACCGCCTCTGCCAAGTCTTCTGCCGCCGCTATTTCCCAAATCGGCGACGGTCAAATTCAGGctaccaccaccaccttgaAGCCATCTTCCGCTGCCGCCATCTCGCAGATCGGCGACGGCCAGATCCAGGCCACCTCCGCCAACTCTACCGTGAGCGCTGCTTCCCAGATCTCGGACGGCCAGATCCAGGCCTCGAGCACCTCTTCTATTTCCCCAGCCTCTTCCTCTGACGCTTCCGAGTTCGTTTCCTCCGTCTCCTGCAAGACCGACGGCACTCTAGAGATGACCCTGGAGGGCGGTATCCTGAGGGACGGCAAGGGCAGAGTTGGCTCCATTGTTGCCAACAGACAGTTCCAGTTCGACGGTCCTCCACCACAAGCCGGTGCCATCTACGCTGCTGGCTGGTCTATCACCCCAGAGGGTAACTTGGCCATTGGTGAGCACGACACTTTCTACCAGTGCTTGTCCGGTAACTTCTACAACCTGTACGACGAGTCCATTGGCGCTCAATGCTCTCAAGTCCACTTGGAGGTCATCGAGCTGATCGACTGTTAA
- the HSP150 gene encoding heat shock protein HSP150 (similar to uniprot|Q03178 Saccharomyces cerevisiae YKL164C PIR1 Protein containing tandem internal repeats), with translation MQYKSTILAAAALATSASAAVTASEPWTTLTPTATFKSGATSYSETFGIAVVPLSSSVSTVSASTSAAHAKRDAISQIGDGQIQATTSTTAAPSKKTSAAAISQIGDGQIQATTSTASAKKSSAAAISQIGDGQIQATTSTAPAKKTSAAAISQIGDGQIQATTSTASAKSSAAAISQIGDGQIQATTSTAAAKKSSAAAISQIGDGQIQATTSTAAAKSSAAAISQIGDGQIQATTTTLKPSSAAAISQISDGQIQASTTTNSTETATAASQVSDGQVQATTSASSSPASSSDASSFIDSVSCKADGTLEMTLEGGILKDGKGRIGSIVANRQFQFDGPPPQAGAIYAAGWTITPEGNLAIGETDTFYQCLSGNFYNLYDESIGAQCSPVHLEVIELVDC, from the coding sequence ATGCAGTACAAGTCTACTATTttggccgccgccgccctTGCCACATCCGCTTCCGCCGCGGTCACCGCGTCCGAGCCATGGACCACACTGACCCCAACCGCGACTTTCAAGAGCGGTGCCACCTCCTACAGCGAGACCTTCGGCATTGCCGTTGTTCCATTGAGCAGCTCTGTCTCCACGGTGTCTGCGTCGACTTCTGCCGCTCACGCCAAGAGAGACGCTATTTCGCAGATTGGTGACGGCCAGATCCAGGCCACCACCTCTACCACCGCCGCGCCATCCAAGAAGACCTCCGCCGCCGCCATCTCCCAGATTGGCGATGGTCAGATCCAGGCTACCACCTCCACCGCTTCCGCTAAGAAGAGCTCTGCCGCTGCCATCTCTCAGATTGGCGATGGTCAGATCCAGGCCACCACCTCCACTGCGCCAGCCAAGAAGACCTCCGCCGCCGCTATCTCCCAGATTGGCGACGGTCAGATCCAAGCTACCACTTCTACCGCCTCTGCCAAGTCTTCTGCCGCTGCTATTTCTCAGATCGGTGACGGTCAAATCCAGGCCACCACCTCTACCGCCGCcgccaagaagagctctgctgctgccatCTCTCAAATCGGTGACGGTCAGATCCAGGCTACCACCTCTACTGCCGCCGCCAAGTCATCCGCTGCCGCCATCTCCCAGATTGGTGACGGCCAGATCCAGGctaccaccaccaccttgaAGCCATCTTCCGCCGCCGCCATCTCCCAGATCAGCGACGGCCAGATCCAGGCCTCTACCACCACTAACTCCACTGAAACTGCCACCGCTGCCTCTCAGGTTTCTGACGGCCAGGTCCAAGCTACCACCTCTGCTTCctcttctccagcttcttcctctgacGCCTCTTCCTTCATCGACTCTGTCTCCTGCAAGGCTGACGGTACTCTAGAGATGACTTTGGAGGGCGGTATCCTAAAGGACGGTAAGGGCAGAATCGGTTCTATCGTTGCCAACAGACAGTTCCAGTTCGACGGTCCTCCACCACAAGCCGGTGCCATCTACGCTGCTGGCTGGACCATCACCCCAGAAGGTAACTTGGCTATCGGTGAGACCGACACCTTCTACCAGTGTCTCTCCGGTAACTTCTACAACCTGTACGACGAGTCCATTGGTGCCCAATGTTCTCCAGTCCACCTGGAGGTCATCGAGTTGGTTGACTGTTAA